One Pseudomonas tolaasii NCPPB 2192 genomic window carries:
- a CDS encoding class II fumarate hydratase, producing the protein MADPNTRIERDSMGELQVPAEALYGAQTQRAVNNFPISHQRMPAQFIRALILAKAAAAKVNVDLKQISEGQGKAIVDAAQGLLEGDFMQHFPVDIFQTGSGTSSNMNANEVIATLATRLLGEPVNPNDHVNCGQSSNDIIPTTIHVSAALVLHEQTLPALLHLVQVIEQKAEEVHPFIKTGRTHLMDAMPVRMSQVLNGWAQQLKANIGHLQDLLPSLQALAQGGTAVGTGINAHPEFSERFSQQLSSLTGVKFTPGKNLFALIGSQDTAVAVSGQLKATAVSLMKIANDLRWMNSGPLAGLGEIELEGLQPGSSIMPGKVNPVIPEATAMVAAQVIGNDTVITVAGQSGNFELNVMLPIIAQNLLSSLELLANSSGLLADKAIASFKVNEAKLKEALSRNPILVTALNPIIGYQKAAEIAKKAYQQGRPVIDVALEHTDLPRSQLEILLDPEKLTAGGV; encoded by the coding sequence ATGGCAGACCCTAACACCCGTATCGAACGCGACAGCATGGGCGAACTGCAAGTGCCTGCCGAGGCGCTGTATGGTGCCCAGACGCAGCGCGCGGTGAACAATTTCCCGATCAGCCACCAGCGCATGCCGGCGCAATTTATTCGTGCCCTGATTCTGGCGAAGGCCGCAGCGGCCAAGGTCAACGTCGACCTCAAGCAAATCAGCGAAGGGCAGGGCAAGGCTATCGTCGATGCTGCCCAGGGCTTGCTGGAAGGCGATTTCATGCAGCACTTCCCGGTGGATATTTTCCAGACCGGCTCCGGCACCAGCTCCAACATGAACGCCAACGAGGTGATTGCGACCCTGGCTACCCGCTTGCTGGGCGAGCCGGTCAACCCCAACGATCACGTCAATTGTGGTCAGAGCAGCAACGACATCATCCCGACCACCATTCATGTCAGCGCCGCGCTGGTCCTGCATGAACAAACGCTGCCGGCATTGCTGCACCTGGTACAGGTGATCGAGCAAAAGGCTGAAGAAGTCCACCCATTCATCAAAACCGGTCGTACGCACCTGATGGACGCCATGCCGGTGCGCATGAGCCAGGTGCTCAATGGCTGGGCGCAGCAGCTCAAAGCCAATATTGGCCACCTGCAGGATTTGCTGCCGAGTTTGCAGGCGCTGGCTCAGGGCGGTACGGCTGTCGGGACGGGGATCAATGCGCATCCTGAATTCTCCGAGCGTTTCAGCCAGCAACTCAGCAGCCTGACCGGCGTGAAATTCACGCCGGGCAAAAACCTGTTCGCTTTGATCGGCTCCCAGGACACCGCCGTAGCCGTCTCGGGTCAGTTGAAAGCCACCGCCGTTTCGCTGATGAAAATCGCCAACGACCTGCGGTGGATGAATTCCGGCCCCCTCGCCGGCCTCGGTGAAATCGAACTGGAAGGGCTGCAACCCGGCTCTTCGATCATGCCGGGCAAGGTCAACCCGGTGATCCCGGAAGCCACCGCCATGGTGGCCGCGCAGGTCATCGGTAATGACACAGTGATCACCGTTGCCGGCCAGTCGGGCAATTTCGAGCTGAACGTGATGCTGCCGATCATCGCCCAGAACCTGCTGAGCAGCCTTGAATTGCTGGCCAACTCCAGCGGTTTGCTGGCGGACAAAGCCATCGCCAGCTTCAAGGTCAACGAGGCCAAGCTCAAGGAGGCGCTGTCGCGCAACCCGATCCTGGTTACTGCGCTCAACCCAATCATTGGTTACCAAAAAGCGGCCGAAATCGCCAAGAAGGCCTATCAGCAAGGTCGCCCGGTGATTGACGTTGCACTTGAACACACCGATTTACCGCGCAGCCAACTGGAAATCCTGCTGGATCCGGAAAAGCTCACCGCTGGCGGCGTGTAA
- a CDS encoding carbon-nitrogen hydrolase family protein → MSFAVIQMVSQSDVLANLAQARRLLEQAAVDGAKLAVLPENFAAMGRRDVADIGRAEALGEGPILPWLKQTARDLTLWIVAGTLPLPPEGQPNAKSNACSLLVDDRGEIVARYDKLHLFDVDVADARGRYRESDDYAFGSNVVVADTPVGRLGLTVCYDLRFPELYSELRAAGAELITAPSAFTAVTGAAHWDVLIRARAIETQCYVLAAAQGGIHPGPRETHGHAAIVDPWGRVLTQQDRGEAVLSAERDSSEQASIRARMPVVNHRRFFSQGAQRPASER, encoded by the coding sequence ATGTCGTTTGCGGTAATTCAAATGGTCAGCCAGAGCGATGTGCTGGCCAACCTGGCCCAGGCCCGTCGCCTGCTGGAGCAAGCTGCGGTAGATGGAGCGAAGCTTGCGGTGCTGCCGGAAAACTTCGCTGCCATGGGCCGCCGCGATGTGGCCGATATCGGTCGCGCCGAAGCGCTGGGCGAAGGTCCGATCCTGCCATGGTTGAAACAGACCGCCCGCGACCTCACCTTATGGATAGTGGCAGGCACCTTGCCGTTGCCTCCAGAGGGCCAGCCGAACGCCAAGTCCAATGCCTGCTCGCTGCTGGTCGATGACCGGGGTGAAATCGTCGCTCGCTACGACAAGCTGCATTTGTTCGATGTCGATGTAGCAGACGCGCGAGGTCGCTATCGGGAATCCGATGACTATGCTTTCGGAAGCAATGTGGTCGTGGCGGACACACCTGTCGGCCGGTTGGGTCTGACCGTGTGTTACGACCTGCGTTTTCCCGAGCTGTACAGTGAGTTGCGCGCAGCCGGGGCTGAATTGATTACAGCGCCGTCGGCCTTTACGGCGGTCACCGGCGCTGCGCATTGGGACGTGCTGATTCGCGCTCGGGCCATCGAGACCCAGTGCTATGTGCTGGCGGCGGCGCAGGGCGGCATACACCCGGGGCCGCGTGAAACCCACGGGCATGCGGCGATTGTCGACCCGTGGGGGCGTGTGCTGACGCAACAGGACAGAGGCGAAGCGGTGTTGTCGGCCGAGCGCGATAGCAGTGAGCAAGCGTCGATACGGGCGCGCATGCCGGTGGTCAACCATCGGCGCTTTTTCTCGCAGGGCGCGCAGCGGCCTGCTTCAGAACGATGA
- the yjgA gene encoding ribosome biogenesis factor YjgA, with product MVDSYDDSLDGEKSKSQVKRELHALVDLGERLTTLKKDLIAKLPLTDEMRRALADAPKHTANIARKRHIAFIGRLMRDQDTDAILALLDQTDASTRQYNERFHNLERWRDRLIAGDDAVLEKFVADYPDADRQQLRSLIRQAQHELAHNKAPATSRKIFKYIRELDETQRGLR from the coding sequence ATGGTTGATTCTTACGACGACTCCCTCGATGGGGAGAAAAGCAAATCCCAGGTCAAACGCGAGCTGCATGCTCTGGTTGACCTTGGCGAGCGCCTTACAACGCTCAAGAAGGATTTGATTGCCAAACTGCCACTGACCGACGAAATGCGCCGGGCCCTGGCCGATGCACCCAAGCACACCGCGAATATCGCGCGTAAACGTCACATCGCGTTTATCGGCCGGCTGATGCGTGATCAGGACACTGACGCCATTCTCGCCTTGCTCGATCAAACCGATGCCTCCACCCGCCAGTACAACGAACGCTTCCACAACCTGGAACGTTGGCGTGACCGCCTGATCGCGGGCGATGACGCCGTGCTGGAAAAATTCGTGGCGGACTACCCGGACGCGGATCGCCAGCAACTGCGCTCCCTGATCCGTCAGGCCCAGCACGAACTGGCCCATAACAAGGCGCCAGCCACCAGCCGTAAAATCTTCAAGTACATCCGTGAGCTGGACGAGACTCAACGCGGCCTGCGCTGA
- the pmbA gene encoding metalloprotease PmbA yields the protein MSAAQSVGPQALPALQEQVEQILAEAKRQGASACEVAVSLEQGLSTSVRQREVETVEFNRDQGFGITLYVGQRKGSASTSASGPEAIRETVAAALAIAKHTSEDESSGLADKALMAKDLKDFDLFHAWDITPEQAIERALTCEAAAFDADARIKNADGTTLSTHQGCRVYGNSHGFIGGYASTRHSLSCVMIAEANGQMQRDYWYDVNRQGELLADPVTIGQRAAQRAASRLGARPVPTCEVPVLFSAELAGGLFGSFLGAISGGNLYRKSSFLEGAIGQKLFPEWLTIDERPHLMRAMGSSAFDGDGLATYAKPFVEKGELVSYVLGTYAGRKLGLPSTANSGGVHNLFVTHGDEDQAALLRRMGRGLLVTELMGHGLNMVTGDYSRGAAGFWIENGEIQFAVQEVTIAGNMRDMFKQIVAVGNDLELRSNIRTGSVLIERMTVAGS from the coding sequence ATGAGTGCAGCCCAAAGCGTCGGTCCGCAAGCGTTACCGGCACTGCAGGAACAAGTCGAGCAGATCCTTGCCGAGGCCAAGCGCCAGGGGGCCAGCGCCTGCGAAGTGGCGGTGTCGCTGGAGCAGGGGCTGTCGACTTCGGTGCGCCAGCGGGAAGTGGAGACCGTCGAATTCAATCGCGACCAGGGGTTTGGCATCACCTTGTACGTGGGGCAACGCAAAGGTTCGGCCAGCACATCGGCGAGCGGCCCCGAGGCCATTCGCGAGACGGTCGCGGCAGCACTGGCAATCGCCAAGCATACCTCCGAGGATGAAAGCTCGGGTCTGGCCGACAAGGCGCTGATGGCCAAGGATTTGAAAGACTTTGACCTGTTTCATGCCTGGGACATCACGCCCGAGCAGGCCATCGAACGGGCGTTGACCTGCGAAGCGGCTGCGTTCGACGCGGATGCCCGCATCAAAAACGCTGATGGCACCACGTTGAGCACTCATCAGGGGTGTCGCGTCTACGGCAACAGCCACGGTTTTATTGGTGGCTATGCGTCTACGCGCCATAGTTTGAGCTGCGTGATGATCGCCGAAGCCAACGGCCAGATGCAGCGTGATTACTGGTATGACGTGAACCGCCAAGGGGAATTGCTGGCGGATCCGGTCACCATTGGCCAACGCGCTGCGCAACGCGCCGCAAGCCGTCTCGGCGCGCGCCCGGTGCCGACCTGCGAAGTGCCGGTGCTGTTTTCGGCGGAATTGGCCGGTGGTCTGTTCGGCAGCTTCTTGGGGGCGATTTCCGGCGGCAATCTGTATCGCAAGTCTTCTTTCCTGGAAGGTGCGATTGGCCAGAAGCTGTTCCCTGAGTGGCTGACCATCGACGAGCGCCCGCACTTGATGCGCGCCATGGGCAGCTCGGCGTTCGACGGTGACGGCCTCGCGACCTACGCCAAGCCATTCGTCGAAAAGGGCGAGTTGGTGTCCTACGTACTGGGCACCTACGCGGGCCGCAAGCTTGGCTTGCCGAGCACCGCCAACTCTGGCGGCGTGCACAACCTGTTTGTGACCCATGGCGATGAAGACCAGGCGGCGCTGCTGCGTCGCATGGGGCGCGGTTTGCTGGTTACCGAGTTGATGGGCCATGGTTTGAACATGGTGACCGGTGATTACTCTCGGGGGGCGGCGGGCTTCTGGATTGAAAATGGCGAAATTCAGTTTGCAGTCCAGGAAGTGACCATTGCCGGCAATATGCGCGACATGTTCAAGCAGATCGTTGCAGTCGGTAATGACCTGGAGCTGCGCAGCAATATCCGCACGGGCTCCGTGTTGATCGAGCGGATGACCGTCGCCGGCAGTTGA
- the tldD gene encoding metalloprotease TldD: MSELLSSVSDHLLAPGGVTIDSLQTVLGDLAGPGIDAADLYFQGQISESWALEDGIVKEGSFNLDQGVGVRAQSGEKTGFAYSNAITLEALGLAARAARSISRAGQNGSVQAFSTQDVARLYAPDNPLEVISRAEKVDLLKRIDAATRALDPRIQQVTVSMAGVWERILVASTDGGLAADVRPLVRFNVSVIVEQNGRRERGGHGGGGRTDYRYFLADDRAMGYAREALRQALVNLEAIPAPAGTLPVVLGSGWSGVLLHEAVGHGLEGDFNRKGSSAYSGRMGEMVASSLCTIVDDGTLAGRRGSLSVDDEGTPTECTTLIENGVLKGYMQDKLNARLMGVARTGNGRRESYAHLPMPRMTNTYMLGGESDPAEIIASVKRGIYCANLGGGQVDITSGKFVFSTSEAYLIEDGKITAPVKGATLIGNGPEAMSKVSMVGNDLSLDSGVGTCGKDGQSVPVGVGQPTLKIDAITVGGTGA, from the coding sequence ATGAGCGAGTTGTTGTCCTCAGTCAGTGATCACCTCCTGGCACCCGGTGGCGTGACCATCGATAGTTTGCAAACCGTGCTGGGTGACCTGGCCGGGCCGGGCATTGATGCCGCCGACTTGTATTTCCAGGGCCAGATTTCCGAGTCCTGGGCGCTGGAAGACGGCATCGTCAAGGAAGGCAGCTTCAACCTTGACCAGGGCGTGGGCGTGCGTGCGCAATCCGGTGAAAAAACCGGGTTTGCCTACAGCAATGCAATCACCCTGGAAGCTTTGGGTTTGGCGGCCCGTGCGGCGCGCTCGATTTCCCGTGCGGGCCAGAATGGCAGCGTGCAGGCGTTCAGCACCCAGGACGTGGCCCGGTTGTATGCGCCGGATAATCCGCTTGAAGTGATCAGCCGTGCGGAAAAGGTCGACTTGCTCAAGCGTATCGATGCTGCCACGCGCGCGCTCGACCCGCGCATCCAGCAGGTGACCGTGAGCATGGCCGGCGTGTGGGAGCGCATTCTGGTGGCGTCCACTGATGGCGGGCTGGCGGCGGACGTACGGCCGCTGGTGCGTTTCAACGTCAGTGTGATCGTCGAGCAGAATGGCCGCCGCGAGCGCGGTGGCCATGGCGGCGGCGGGCGTACCGACTACCGTTATTTCCTCGCCGACGACCGTGCCATGGGTTACGCCCGTGAGGCGCTGCGTCAAGCGTTGGTGAATCTGGAAGCCATTCCGGCACCGGCGGGTACGTTACCGGTGGTGCTCGGTTCCGGCTGGTCCGGCGTGTTGCTCCACGAAGCGGTAGGCCACGGCCTGGAAGGTGATTTCAACCGCAAGGGCAGTTCGGCCTACAGCGGGCGCATGGGCGAAATGGTTGCGTCCAGCCTTTGCACCATCGTTGACGACGGCACCCTGGCCGGGCGTCGTGGCTCGTTGAGCGTCGATGACGAAGGCACACCGACCGAGTGCACTACCCTGATCGAAAACGGTGTGCTCAAGGGTTACATGCAAGACAAGCTCAACGCCCGCCTGATGGGTGTGGCGCGTACCGGTAATGGCCGTCGCGAGTCCTACGCGCACTTGCCGATGCCGCGCATGACCAACACCTACATGCTGGGTGGCGAAAGTGACCCTGCAGAAATCATCGCCTCGGTGAAACGCGGCATCTATTGCGCCAACCTCGGTGGCGGCCAGGTGGATATCACCAGTGGCAAGTTCGTGTTCTCCACCAGCGAGGCATACCTGATCGAAGACGGCAAGATTACCGCACCGGTCAAAGGGGCAACGCTGATTGGCAACGGGCCTGAGGCCATGAGCAAGGTGTCGATGGTGGGTAATGACCTGTCGCTGGACAGCGGCGTGGGCACGTGCGGGAAGGACGGGCAGTCGGTGCCGGTGGGTGTCGGCCAGCCAACGCTGAAGATTGATGCGATCACCGTGGGTGGCACGGGCGCGTGA